In a single window of the Danio rerio strain Tuebingen ecotype United States chromosome 20, GRCz12tu, whole genome shotgun sequence genome:
- the gnpat gene encoding dihydroxyacetone phosphate acyltransferase, translating into MASRALYSPRHPMLKKRDDFEDILEERRRYSDLRYALKCYTPTLYKGLVPCKASVLKTIVLQSDHLQYVIKQVSSESGDSPECVTEEASLILDEMAHRLQLSTIRFFAFTLSKAFKCLFRSVCVNEEGIQRLQQAVQEHPVVLLPSHRSYMDFLMMSYILYTYDLPLPVIAAGMDFMSMKFVGEMLRMSGAFFIRRSFGGDKLYWAVFSEYVKTMLRNGYAPIEFFLEGTRSRTCKSLTPKTGLLNIVMEPFFKGELFDVNLVPVSISYERILEESLYARELLGVPKPKESTSGLLKARRVLSEDYGSMHVYFGQPVSVRSLAERKINRSQYNLLPRHIPQKPSTDTHEFLTDAGFRLVRMQEENMVLKPWVLIATLLLHNPDGLDLSSLTEQTDWLRHLALAFGAFLDWPDHESCTEVIRSSLALHRHLLSISAGHVQLSATDSPQVQMSAEEAVFHRAVVVLSCASYRNQILHVFLRPALLAVAMQSANSSRKDDIYNCFSFLRNMFSNEFILCPGDSVQDFEEACYLLMKRGVLQVLEHEIVMSADGHSTLAFLCTVLDPFLQGYQVVCRYLCEETNENLTEKEFIPGVRDFALKLILGGRLTCFEVLSSDLQKNVLAALLRLNAVRKLKVGDQVTLKVNKIAVNSLEDTLGGKISTQKPMLARL; encoded by the exons ATGGCGTCTAGAGCTCTATATTCG CCTAGGCATCCAATGCTGAAGAAGCGGGACGATTTTGAGGACATTCTGGAGGAGAGACGGCGCTACAGTGATCTGAGATACGCGTTGAAATGTTACACTCCAACGCTCTACAAAGGACTGGTGCCCTGCAAAGCCAGTGTGCTGAAAACCATCGTTCTGCAGTCCGATCATCTGCAGTATGTCATCAAACAG GTTTCATCCGAATCAGGAGACAGCCCTGAGTGCGTTACAGAAGAAGCGTCGCTGATTCTGGACGAAATGGCTCACCGTCTGCAGCTCAGCACCATTCGCTTCTTCGCCTTTACACTCAGCAAAGCCTTCAAGTGCCTCTTCCGCAGCGTGTGTGTCAATGAGGAGGGCATTCAGAGG CTCCAGCAGGCTGTACAGGAACACCCGGTGGTTCTTCTGCCCAGCCACCGCAGCTATATGGACTTCCTGATGATGTCATATATACTGTACACGTACGACCTTCCCCTGCCGGTGATCGCAGCTGGAATGG ATTTCATGAGCATGAAGTTTGTCGGTGAGATGCTGCGTATGTCGGGAGCTTTTTTCATCCGCCGGTCGTTTGGAGGGGATAAACTTTACTGGGCTGTGTTCTCCGAGTATGTGAAGACCATGCTAAGG AATGGATATGCCCCAATTGAGTTCTTCTTGGAAGGAACAAGAAGCCGGACGTGTAAATCGCTCACACCAAAGACAG GGCTGCTGAATATTGTGATGGAGCCGTTTTTTAAAGGGGAGCTGTTTGACGTCAATCTGGTTCCTGTCAGCATCAGCTACGAGAGGATCCTGGAGGAGTCTCTGTACGCCCGTGAGCTGCTCGGCGTCCCCAAACCCAAAGAGTCAACCTCT GGTCTGCTGAAGGCCCGGCGGGTGTTGAGTGAGGACTATGGCAGCATGCACGTGTACTTTGGTCAGCCAGTATCTGTGCGCAGTTTGGCAGAACGGAAAATAAACCGATCTCAATACAACCTGCTGCCCAG gcataTTCCTCAGAAGCCCAGCACCGACACTCATGAGTTTCTAACTGACGCTGGGTTTCGTCTGGTGCGAATGCAGGAGGAGAACATGGTTTTGAAGCCCTGGGTTCTCATTGCCACACTGCTGCTCCACAACCCCGACGGCCTGGATCTGTCCTCCCTCACAGAACAGACAGACTGGCTCAGACACCTCGCACTGGCGTTTGGAGCCTTCCTGGACTGGCCTG ATCACGAGTCCTGCACGGAAGTCATCCGCAGTAGTTTAGCTCTGCACAGACACCTGTTGAGTATTTCCGCAGGCCACGTTCAGCTGAGCGCCACAGACTCGCCGCAGGTCCAGATGAGCGCAGAAGAAGCCGTGTTTCACAGAGCGGTCGTCGTGCTCTCCTGCGCCTCCTACAGGAACCAGATCCTCCACGTGTTTTTGAGACCTGCTCTATTAGCCGTGGCCATGCAGAGCGCAAACTCCAGTAGAAAAG ATGACATCTACAACTGTTTCAGCTTCCTGAGGAACATGTTCTCCAATGAATTTATCCTGTGTCCTGGGGACTCGGTGCAG GACTTTGAAGAAGCCTGTTATTTGCTGATGAAGCGTGGAGTGTTGCAGGTATTAGAGCATGAAATTGTGATGTCAGCGGACGGTCACAGCACCCTCGCTTTCCTGTGCACCGTCCTGGACCCCTTCCTTCAAGGATACCAG GTGGTTTGCCGCTATCTATGCGAGGAGACTAATGAAAACCTGACAGAGAAGGAGTTTATTCCCGGCGTGAGAGACTTCGCACTGAAACTCATATTAGGAG GTCGTCTGACGTGCTTTGAGGTTTTATCCTCAGACCTGCAGAAGAACGTTCTAGCAGCACTACTGAGACTCAATGCTGTGAGGAAGCTCAAAGT AGGAGATCAGGTGACACTGAAGGTGAACAAGATTGCGGTAAATTCATTGGAGGATACGCTGG GAGGTAAAATTTCTACCCAGAAGCCTATGCTTGCTCGGCTGTAG
- the fsaf1 gene encoding uncharacterized protein C1orf131 homolog (The RefSeq protein has 3 substitutions compared to this genomic sequence), with product MSVTNDKQDGEVDDDRLFLDQVLNKLYDFGDGENKRSKKCLKRKKNLSKDDNAGTVNEAEGNADTDSNPAGTKQSKVEVVTFVDPLKKNKLSQSVEPKQKVPDVKEKMMMTMKKKGLDEKLTIEKARFEVHRFGLSGYQKQQQRVFEEERAIMLGARPPKKQYVNYKVYQQQLKERKMKEKEEAKPELQKKRRKEGKPRTEKSKPSSSRELGGQVGRFKNGMLVLSSKEIQKFNSKGKK from the exons ATGAGCGTAACAAACGATAAACAGGACGGAAAAGTGGATGACGATCGTCTTTTCCTCGATCAAGTTTTAAACGAGTTGTATGATTTTG GTGATGGAGAAAACAAAAGATCAAAGAAATGTCTGAAAAGAAAGAAGAACTTATCTAAAGATGATAACGCTGGCACTGTGAACGAAGCTGAGGGAAACGCAGATACCGACTCAAACTCAGCTGGAACCAAACAATCCAAGGTGGAGGTTGTTACATTTGTTGATCCTTTAAAGAAGAACAAGTTATCACAGTCTGTTGAACCAAAGCAGAAG GTTCCTGATGTCAAAGAAAAAATGATGATGACAATGAAGAAAAAAGGCCTAGATGAGAAGCTAACCATAGAAAAG GCTCGGTTTGAAGTTCACAGGTTTGGACTGTCGGGTTATCAGAAGCAGCAGCAGAGGGTGTTTGAGGAGGAAAGAGCCATCATGCTGGGAGCCAGA CCCCCTAAAAAGCAGTATGTTAACTACAAAGTGTACCAACAACAGCTAAAAGAACGGAAGATGAAAGAGAAAGAGGAAGCGAAACCT GAGTTacaaaagaaaagaaggaaggaaggaaaaccaag GACTGAGAAAAGTAAACCCTCGTCTAGCAGAGAGCTTGGCGGACAAGTCGGACGCTTCAAAAATGGAATGCTGGTCTTGAGCTCCAAAGAAATTCAGAAATTTAACTCCAAAGGGAAAAAGTAG